A region of Amyelois transitella isolate CPQ chromosome 19, ilAmyTran1.1, whole genome shotgun sequence DNA encodes the following proteins:
- the LOC106136441 gene encoding protein C1orf43 homolog: protein MGIGQDFTSLNIIFIISGGVLTFVILFIFAKRQITRFALRSRRGPHVPIGADAKKCLKKEIERRIEAVPRIVHEPRLLSTEPSHYILEPQQPYHYRFRAVDDIKTLEEEIANQEPGLRRHPRESLRAFLLSSLAAPLDGCGQKLVHQFCDTYEFARHHPGEFGEDEYREYSRLLLKLLDAARLLKSVGTSRSPGRGGARRGAAGPGARAPEAGKLRPAHNKLPSALHKHYTALENMPAESKLEEEVIRVAVAQSAAAADETAV from the exons ATGGGCATTGGACAGGACTTCACGAGTTTGAACATTATATTCATAATAAGCGGTGGGGTACTAACTTTCGTGATATTGTTCATATTCGCCAAAAGGCAGATCACTAGGTTTGCCCTTCGGTCCAGACGAGGACCTCACGTTCCTATTGGAGCTGATGCGAAAAAG tgtttaaagaaagaaatagagCGTCGCATTGAAGCGGTGCCTCGCATCGTGCATGAACCTCGTCTGTTGAGCACGGAGCCTTCACACTACATCCTAGAGCCGCAGCAACCGTACCATTACAGGTTTAGAGCTGTAGATGATATCAAAACACTAG AGGAAGAGATAGCCAACCAAGAGCCAGGTCTCCGTCGCCACCCACGGGAGTCCCTCAGGGCGTTCCTGCTGTCGTCGCTGGCGGCGCCGCTGGACGGCTGCGGGCAGAAACTGGTGCATCAGTTCTGTGACACGTACGAGTTCGCGAGACACCACCCCGGGGAGTTTGGCGAGGACGAGTACAGGGAGTACAGCAGGCTGCTGCTCAAGCTGTTGGATGC GGCTCGCCTCCTAAAAAGCGTGGGTACGAGCCGCTCCCCGGGGCGCGGCGGGGCCCGGCGGGGCGCGGCCGGGCCCGGGGCGCGCGCGCCCGAGGCGGGCAAGCTGCGGCCCGCCCACAACAAGCTGCCGTCGGCGCTCCATAAGCATTATACTGCTTTAGAG aacATGCCGGCGGAGAGCAAACTGGAGGAGGAGGTGATCCGCGTGGCGGTCGCACAGAGCGCAGCAGCCGCGGACGAGACCGccgtgtga